Proteins co-encoded in one Dama dama isolate Ldn47 chromosome 2, ASM3311817v1, whole genome shotgun sequence genomic window:
- the LOC133073772 gene encoding serum amyloid A-3 protein: MNLSTSIIFCFLILGVSSQRWGTFLKEAGQGAKDMWRAYRDMKEANYKGADKYFHARGNYDAAKRGPGGAWAAKVISDARENIQGITDPLFKGMTRDQVREDSKADQFANEWGRSGKDPNHFRPPGLPDKY, translated from the exons ATGAACCTTTCCACCAGCATCATTTTCTGCTTCCTGATCCTGGGTGTCAGCAGCCAGAGATGGGGGACATTTCTCAAGGAAGCTGGGCAAG gGGCTAAAGACATGTGGAGAGCCTACAGAGACATGAAGGAAGCCAACTACAAAGGTGCAGACAAGTATTTCCACGCCCGCGGAAACTATGACGCCGCCAAAAGGGGACCAGGGGGTGCCTGGGCTGCTAAAGTGATCAG TGACGCCAGAGAGAATATTCAGGGAATCACAGACCCCCTGTTTAAGGGCATGACCAGGGACCAGGTACGGGAGGACTCGAAGGCCGACCAGTTTGCCAACGAATGGGGCCGGAGCGGCAAAGACCCCAACCACTTCAGACCTCCTGGCCTGCCTGACAAGTACTGA